The following are from one region of the Nocardioides marmotae genome:
- a CDS encoding STAS domain-containing protein: MTSDDAFIDEQLCVRVEHRQGFAVVVARGEVDLATVGGFRSVLNDLMVEGHVDVVVDLTDVPFVDSSALGALVAAHRRARGLGGGLSLAGIQPPVARILELTGLDRVLAAYPTADEALRQAGEE; this comes from the coding sequence ATGACGTCCGACGACGCCTTCATCGACGAGCAGCTGTGCGTGCGCGTCGAGCACCGCCAGGGGTTCGCGGTCGTCGTCGCGCGCGGCGAGGTCGACCTCGCGACCGTGGGCGGCTTCCGGTCGGTGCTCAACGACCTGATGGTCGAGGGGCACGTCGACGTGGTCGTCGACCTGACCGACGTACCGTTCGTCGACTCCTCCGCCCTCGGCGCGCTCGTGGCCGCCCACCGCCGGGCCCGCGGGCTCGGCGGAGGCCTGTCGTTGGCGGGCATCCAGCCGCCGGTCGCCCGGATCCTCGAGCTCACCGGCCTCGACCGCGTGCTCGCGGCGTACCCGACCGCGGACGAGGCCCTCCGTCAGGCGGGCGAGGAGTGA
- a CDS encoding SpoIIE family protein phosphatase: MGAESSMTEALRAAGPVGRDLLEVDWSITSVGEPDTWPLSLRNAVRIMLSSKFSMWMAWGEDLTFFCNEAYRRDTLGTKYPWALARPASEVWREIWPDIGPRIERVMRTGEATWDEKLLLFLERSGYVEETYHTFSYSPLADDDGTIAGMLCVVTEGTEEVISTRRMTTLRDLGIRVGAAGSEAAAVTAACEHLGSNRHSLPFVVVYLFSEDGTVAHRRGQAGISPEHSAAPPVIAVGEPDAVWPLHSAWRGEDVVVSAIDELFPDLPTGEWTEPPTRAYVTPLLQPGQSKPYGALVVGLNRYRPFDGGYRDFLELLAGHLAAAIGDARAIEQEKQRAEELARIDKLKTDFFANVSHELRTPLTLLLAPAEDALSDAAAPLPPAQRGRLEVIARNGRRMLQLVNTLLDFSRLESGRDTDEFLATDLCAYTAELVAMFESAAERGGLTLELECPAPVTAYVDRESWAKVVLNLVSNALKFTFEGGITVRLTAEDDRAVLTVTDTGGGIPPGDLPRLFERFHRATGVRSRTHEGTGIGLSLVRELVEAHGGRVGATSRTEGPDRGTTLTVSVPLGWAHLPEDRVRHTVEEPIDPATGQRARAYIEQSVLWLPPDGEPEARGAGAGTDSSSPLVAGVDGGEDRRGRVLVVDDNADMRRYICDLLAPSYDVRTAMDGLDALDQMSQDVPDLVLTDVMMPELDGFGLLRRMQADPALTSVPVIMLSARAGEEGTLEGLEAGADDYLVKPFSARELLARVRVNLELDQAHRVRVALERSRELLDQAQRLARLGSWEVDLERDSITGSRTFFDMLGITREDAEERGARAIIGQMVHPEDHDHVTAQLAAAAVGETIVYEVRVVTPSGEVRLFQSFGEPATGPDGSRLVRGSFQDITDQRALQQRLVAAEAEREVVERERQIGRDLQASLLPRTDPDVAGLEVATYYRAGVVGTQVGGDWYDVIDLGAGRTAVVIGDVMGRGVRAAAVMGQLRAATRAFAKLDLSPTDVLEHLDPLVQDLAGDQIVTCVYAVFDAADHTLTYANAGHLPPVHAHADGRLTLLREVGPPLGAGHYGLEPTTVQLGPADVLVLYTDGLVERRGEDLQLGLERLSSAVAPRTTLPAAQLLSGVVTALAGDGVDDDVAMVVARAQADSPGGVARFEATSLAEIADLRRTVAEQLTVWAVPPDRIADTVQVVDALVSNVLVHAEPPATVQLRRLDEAVLVEVRDPVLVRPRRRRTSDQDEGGRGLHLVAVLSDDWGSRSTDEGKTVWALLSWGGRRH, from the coding sequence ATGGGCGCCGAGAGCTCGATGACCGAGGCCCTGCGGGCCGCGGGTCCCGTGGGCCGCGACCTGCTCGAGGTCGACTGGTCGATCACCTCGGTCGGCGAGCCCGACACCTGGCCGCTGAGCCTGCGCAACGCGGTGCGGATCATGCTCAGCTCGAAGTTCTCCATGTGGATGGCCTGGGGCGAGGACCTGACGTTCTTCTGCAACGAGGCCTACCGGCGCGACACGCTCGGCACGAAGTACCCCTGGGCCCTGGCCCGGCCGGCCTCGGAGGTCTGGCGCGAGATCTGGCCCGACATCGGCCCCCGCATCGAGCGGGTCATGAGGACCGGCGAGGCCACCTGGGACGAGAAGCTGCTGCTCTTCCTCGAGCGCAGCGGCTACGTCGAGGAGACGTACCACACCTTCTCCTACAGCCCGCTCGCCGACGACGACGGGACGATCGCGGGCATGCTCTGCGTGGTCACCGAGGGCACCGAGGAGGTGATCTCGACCCGCCGGATGACGACGCTGCGCGACCTCGGCATCCGCGTCGGCGCGGCCGGCAGCGAGGCCGCCGCGGTGACGGCCGCGTGCGAGCACCTCGGCAGCAACCGGCACTCCCTGCCGTTCGTCGTGGTCTACCTCTTCTCCGAGGACGGCACGGTCGCGCACCGCCGCGGTCAGGCGGGCATCTCCCCCGAGCACTCCGCCGCCCCGCCGGTCATCGCCGTCGGGGAGCCCGACGCGGTCTGGCCGCTGCACAGCGCCTGGCGCGGCGAGGACGTCGTGGTCTCCGCCATCGACGAGCTCTTCCCGGACCTGCCGACCGGCGAGTGGACCGAGCCCCCCACCCGCGCCTACGTCACGCCGCTGCTGCAGCCCGGCCAGTCCAAGCCGTACGGCGCGCTCGTGGTCGGCCTCAACCGCTACCGCCCCTTCGACGGCGGCTACCGCGACTTCCTCGAGCTGCTGGCCGGCCACCTGGCCGCCGCGATCGGGGACGCCCGCGCGATCGAGCAGGAGAAGCAGCGGGCCGAGGAGCTGGCCCGGATCGACAAGCTGAAGACCGACTTCTTCGCCAACGTCAGCCACGAGCTGCGCACCCCGCTGACGCTGCTGCTGGCCCCCGCCGAGGACGCGCTGTCCGACGCCGCCGCACCGCTCCCGCCGGCCCAGCGCGGTCGGCTCGAGGTCATCGCGCGCAACGGGCGGCGGATGCTGCAGCTGGTCAACACGCTGCTGGACTTCTCCCGACTGGAGTCGGGGCGCGACACCGACGAGTTCCTCGCGACCGACCTGTGCGCCTACACCGCCGAGCTGGTCGCCATGTTCGAGTCGGCCGCCGAGCGCGGCGGGCTCACCCTGGAGCTGGAGTGCCCCGCTCCCGTGACGGCGTACGTCGACCGTGAGTCGTGGGCCAAGGTCGTGCTCAACCTGGTCTCCAACGCGCTGAAGTTCACCTTCGAGGGCGGGATCACCGTCCGGCTGACCGCCGAGGACGACCGCGCCGTCCTCACCGTGACCGACACCGGCGGTGGCATCCCGCCCGGCGACCTCCCCCGCCTGTTCGAGCGGTTCCACCGTGCCACCGGCGTGCGCTCCCGGACCCACGAGGGCACCGGGATCGGGCTGTCCCTGGTGCGCGAGCTGGTCGAGGCGCACGGCGGCCGGGTCGGCGCCACCAGCCGGACCGAGGGCCCCGACCGCGGGACGACGCTCACGGTCTCGGTACCGCTGGGCTGGGCCCACCTCCCGGAGGACCGCGTGCGGCACACGGTCGAGGAGCCGATCGACCCCGCGACGGGCCAGCGCGCCCGGGCCTACATCGAGCAGAGCGTCCTGTGGCTGCCGCCCGACGGCGAGCCGGAGGCCCGCGGCGCGGGCGCCGGGACCGACTCCTCCTCGCCCCTCGTGGCCGGGGTCGACGGCGGGGAGGACCGGCGCGGCCGGGTGCTGGTGGTCGACGACAACGCCGACATGCGCCGCTACATCTGCGACCTGCTGGCCCCGTCCTACGACGTGCGCACCGCGATGGACGGGCTCGACGCCCTCGACCAGATGTCGCAGGACGTCCCGGACCTGGTCCTGACCGACGTGATGATGCCCGAGCTGGACGGCTTCGGGCTGCTGCGCCGGATGCAGGCCGACCCGGCCCTGACGTCGGTGCCGGTCATCATGCTCTCGGCCCGCGCCGGCGAGGAGGGCACCCTCGAGGGCCTCGAGGCCGGCGCGGACGACTACCTCGTCAAGCCCTTCTCGGCGCGCGAGCTGCTGGCCCGCGTGCGGGTGAACCTCGAGCTGGACCAGGCGCACCGCGTGCGGGTCGCGCTCGAGCGCAGCCGCGAGCTGCTCGACCAGGCCCAGCGGCTCGCCCGGCTCGGCAGCTGGGAGGTCGACCTCGAGCGGGACTCGATCACCGGCTCGCGGACCTTCTTCGACATGCTCGGCATCACCCGCGAGGACGCCGAGGAGCGCGGCGCCCGCGCGATCATCGGGCAGATGGTCCACCCCGAGGACCACGACCACGTGACCGCCCAGCTGGCCGCGGCCGCGGTCGGCGAGACGATCGTCTACGAGGTCCGCGTGGTCACCCCGTCCGGGGAGGTCCGACTCTTCCAGTCCTTCGGCGAGCCCGCGACCGGGCCCGACGGTAGCCGGCTGGTCCGCGGCTCCTTCCAGGACATCACCGACCAGCGCGCGCTGCAGCAGCGGCTGGTCGCCGCGGAGGCCGAGCGCGAGGTCGTCGAGCGCGAGCGCCAGATCGGGCGCGACCTCCAGGCCAGCCTGCTGCCGCGCACCGACCCCGACGTCGCCGGGCTCGAGGTCGCCACCTACTACCGCGCCGGCGTCGTCGGCACGCAGGTCGGCGGGGACTGGTACGACGTCATCGACCTCGGCGCGGGCCGCACGGCCGTCGTCATCGGCGACGTGATGGGCCGGGGCGTCCGAGCCGCGGCGGTCATGGGCCAGCTGCGGGCCGCGACCCGCGCCTTCGCCAAGCTCGACCTGTCCCCCACCGACGTCCTCGAGCACCTCGACCCGCTGGTCCAGGACCTGGCCGGCGACCAGATCGTGACGTGCGTGTACGCCGTCTTCGACGCCGCCGACCACACGCTGACCTACGCCAACGCCGGCCACCTCCCGCCCGTGCACGCCCACGCCGACGGCCGGCTCACGCTGCTGCGCGAGGTCGGTCCGCCGCTCGGCGCCGGTCACTACGGTCTGGAGCCGACCACGGTGCAGCTCGGCCCCGCCGACGTGCTGGTGCTCTACACCGACGGCCTGGTCGAGCGCCGGGGCGAGGACCTCCAGCTGGGGCTGGAGCGGCTGAGCTCGGCCGTCGCTCCCCGGACCACGCTGCCCGCCGCACAGCTGCTGTCGGGGGTCGTCACGGCCCTCGCGGGCGACGGTGTCGACGACGACGTCGCGATGGTCGTCGCCCGGGCGCAGGCCGACTCCCCCGGTGGCGTCGCCCGCTTCGAGGCCACCTCGCTCGCCGAGATCGCCGACCTGCGCCGCACCGTCGCCGAGCAGCTCACGGTGTGGGCGGTGCCGCCGGACCGGATCGCCGACACCGTGCAGGTCGTCGACGCGCTGGTCTCCAACGTGCTGGTCCACGCCGAGCCGCCGGCCACCGTCCAGCTCCGGCGGCTCGACGAGGCCGTGCTCGTGGAGGTCCGTGACCCCGTGCTGGTGCGGCCGCGCCGGCGACGTACATCGGACCAGGACGAGGGGGGCCGGGGGCTCCACCTGGTCGCGGTCCTCTCCGACGACTGGGGCAGCCGGTCGACCGACGAGGGCAAGACCGTGTGGGCCCTGCTGAGCTGGGGTGGCCGGCGCCACTGA